A segment of the Streptomyces sp. ITFR-21 genome:
GCGATCGCGTCGGCTGTCCAGGAGCGGCCGGTCGGGCGCCGCAGCGCGAACGCCGGCGGGGGGCCCGCCGTTGAGGGCCGCCCCGGCCGGTACCGGCACCGGTCGTCGTCCGCCTCCGCTCACGCTTTGGGCCCCCGGAGCAACGACGCCAGGGGCTGCCCCGGCGTCCCCGGCGGGCGCGCGACGACGGCTACGGCGCGGCGCCGGGCGCGTCCGCGTCCGATCCGGTGTGAGGGCGGCCCTCCGCTCCGCGGTCCGCCGTGTCCGACGCCGCGCGCCGATCCGCCGGGGACGGCGGGACGGCCCTCAGGCGGCGTCCGGTGGAAGGGTGATGGTGAAGTCGTCCTCGACCGGCGGGTCGATCTCCTGCTCGCGCAGGCCGGTGGCGGCGTAGGCCCGTATGCGGACGGTGCCGGGGCTGACGTCCAGCCGCAGGAAGCTCTTGAAGAACGGCGGGGTGAAGGTGGCGGAGCCGGGCGAGAGCACCTTGGTGTAGGTCTTGCGCACCGGCAGCCGCAGCCGGGCCCTGTGGTGCGGCCGGCGCGCGACGCCGAGCGCGGTGGCCACGAACCGGGTCCGCAGCGTGACGGGCGCGTCGGTGTGCCGTACCGGTGTGATGCCGAGCCGGTCCCCGATCACCGCGGCCGCCTGCTCGGGGGTGAGCTCGAACAGCCGGCGCATCCGCAGCCTGCGGCCGTAGAGCCGGCTGTAGAAGGCCAGCGAGTCGCCGCGCATCGGGTAGCAGCGGAACTCGTCCTCGGTGACGCCGCCGACCGCGACCCGCGGGATGACGTGGGTGGCGTGCATGAAGGCGCCGCCGCCCCCGGAGACGACGTACTCGATGCGGCGGTCGTCGACGTCGACCGGGTAGTGCTGGTAGTTGTGGATGTCGCCGCCTATGGCGGCGACGAAGGTGTTACCGGGGTCGCGGACCACCTCGTCCACGGTGCCGCCGCCCTCTATCGCGCACGGGTGGTGCTCGCCGTCCACGTAGATCGGTGAGCCGGTGACCAGGATCTTGGGCCGGGGGCCCCGGGAGACCCGGCGCAGCCACTCGCCCTGCTGCCGGTCGATGTCGCCGAGCAGTCCGGTGTCTATGCCGATGATCCGCAGCGGCCCGGTGTCCAGCGCCCAGTACGGGCCCGGCTGTTCGGCGGCCTGTGCGGGGGCGGAACGCATCAGGCGGGCCCGGTCGAGGGCCGCGTCGTCGGGGGTGTCGGGGCTCTTCCACAGCAGCGAGCGCCACCAGCCGCGCGAGAACACCGCCGGGCGGGGGGACGCGCGCAGTTGCGGGGCGCGGCAGAAGACCCGCATGAAGCCGGTGAGGCCGTCGTACCAGTCGTGGTTGCCGGGTACGGCGTAGATCGGGGCCCGGTAGTCCCGGTACGGGCGGTAGAACTTCGGGCCGTACTCGTTCGCGCTGCCCACGGGGTAGAGGACGTCGCTGGAGAGCACCGCGAACCGGGTGTCGGCGCCCACCGCCAACAGCCCCGGCACCACGGCGTACTGGGGGTCGTCGCCCTCGCCGGTGTCCGCGATGAGCAGGAAGGAGTACGTGTCCGGGTCGTCGCGCCGGATCAGCAGGTCCGGGTCGGCCCCGCCGTCCAGCCGGGCCTGCACCCACCGCTGCCGGTCGGTGCCGGTGGGGTCGCCGAACAGCGAGGCCAGCGTGCCGTTGCGGGCTTTCCACAAGGTCGCGGGGTTGAGCCAGGAAACCCGGGGGACGTCCGTGGGCATCAGTTCCCGGTAGGCGCCGGGTCGCGTGCCGCGCCAACCGGCGCCGGCCGCGGAATCACGTGAGGAGTCGGGCATCGGCGCACTGTAACAAGCGGGCCGGGGCCGGCTCAGCGGAACGCCGACGGTGCCGCTCCCGGGCCCGTGCGGTCGGTGGGCGGGCCGCCTGAGGCGGGCCGCGGCGTGGTTTCGGGTGCCGGCGCCGGCGGTGGGGGCGCCCGGCGTCCGCGGCTCCGGGGACAGTCGGCCGGTCACGGGACGCCGCGAGCCGGCAGGGCCGGCGCGTCAGCGGGGGCGGTGCCCGGCGGGAACTCGCACCGGCGGCCGGCAGGATACGGGGTATCCGGGGGGTTTCGGCGGGTTTCCCGCCGTGCGCCCGTCCTCCAGGGGCGAGTTACCCGGCTGCGGATGCGGCATCCGCGGACGCGGGCCCTTACGATCCGGCCATGCGTGATGTCACCAGGGGCCTGCGGCTGCTGTTCGAGGGGCAGCGGTGGGCGATACGGCACGGGCGGGACTGGCGGTTCGGGATGATCCCGGCGCTGATCACCTTCGTCGGCTACGCCGCCGCGCTCGTCGCGCTGGCGCTGTGGGCCGACGACCTGGCGGACTGGGCGACGCCCTTCGCCGACCACTGGGGGTCGCCGTGGGCGGCGGTCTTCCGCGGCCTGCTGACGGCGGTGCTGTTCGGCGGCGGGCTGCTGCTGGCGCTGGTCTCCTTCACCGCGGTGACGCTCCTGGTCGGGCAGCCGTTCTACGAGACCGTCGCCGAGCGGGTCGACCGGGCCGAGGGCGGCGCGCCGCAGACGCCGCGGCGGTCGCTGTGGCGGGAGCTGTGGGTCTCGGCGCGCGACGGCCTGCGGGTGCTGGTGTGGGTGGCGCTCTTCGCAGTGGCGCTCTTCGCCGCCGGTTTCGTTCCGGTGGCGGGGCAGACCGTGGTGCCGGTGATCGGCTTCTGCGTCTCGGCCTTCTTCCTCACCCTGGAGCTGGCCGGGGTGGCGATGCAGCGCCGGGAGATACCGCTGCGGGCCCAGATGCGGCTGCTGCGGGGACGGTTGTGGCTGGTGCTGGGCTTCGGGGTGCCGCTGGTGCTGGCGTTCCTGGTACCGCTGGTCGCGGTGCCGCTGATGCCGGGCGCGGTGGCGGGCGCGACGCTGCTGGCCCGGGAGCTGGCGCCGACGCCGGTGGCGGAGCGGCCGGCCTGGAGCCGCAAGCCGGAGGACCCGCAGAGCCCGCAGGAGGCGCGGGCGTAGCCGGGACCGCCACGCCGGCTCCCCGGGCACGGCACGGCGGCTGCGGCCCGGTGCGGAGAGCGCGGGCCTCGGCCGGCCCGCCCGGCGCCACGCCTCAGGCCGACCCGGCCCGCCGGTGCCTGCGCGTCCGCTGCGTCCGCCGCGTCGGCGGCTTCCGGAGGCGTCCCGCGGACCCGCGCCGACGCCTACGCGCCCCGGCGCGCGGTGACCGTGGTCAGCAGCCACACGGCGCCGAAGGCCGGCGCCGTCGGCCCGCGGAACCGGCCGCCGGACGTATGGACCGCCAGGGCCATCAGCGCCGCTGACAGCGCGGTGAGCGCGCGGGCGCCGGGCCCGGCCGCGGGCGGGGACAGGCAGCGGAACGGGCCGTTGCGGGCGGGCGGGGCGGGCCCGGTCAGTCGCGGGTGCGGCGCGGTCAGTCGCGGGTGCGGCGCGGTCAGTCGCGGGGTCGGACCCTGGCCACCACCGTGAACCGCCCGCCGTCGGGGTCGCGCAGTTCGGCGTACTCGCCGGCGCCGGTCGTACCGCTGTCGAGCAGGGTGCCGCCGAGAGCGCGGGCGGCACCGACGCAGGAGGGCACGTCCGCGACGGCGAACTGCACCTCCCAGTGCGGCCGGATCCGCGGGTCGGGGGCGGCCTCGACCGCGCCGGAGCTGAGGCGGGCGACGATCTCGCCGCGACTGCGCACGACGACCTCGTCGTTCTCGTACGCGACCAGGGCGCCGCCGGGCCTGCCGTCGGCCCACTCCAGGACGCCACCGTAGAAGATGGCCGCCTCGAAGGCGTCGCGGGTGCGCAGCCGCAGCACGACGGGGCCCTCGTCGTGCCAGGTCTCCCAGCCGTTGGGCAGCCGCCCGTCCCAGACGCCGAACACCGCGTTGTCGCGGTCGGCGGCCACCGCCGCCCGGCCGGAGGCGAAGGCGACCGGGCCGAGCGCGACGGTGGCGCTGCGCTCCCTGATGCGGCCGGCGGCCTGGTCGACCTGGTCGACGGCGAAGTACGGTGTCCAGCCCACCGCGATCTGCATGTCCGCGGCGACCGCGCCGATCCCGGCGACCGGTTTGCCGTCACTCAGCGCGACGGCGAAGTGGTCGCCGAGCGTGGTGGAGCGGAACTCCCAGCCGAGGACGCTGCCGTAGAACTTCTCGGCCGCCTGCAGGTCGCGGGCGGTGAGGCTGACCCAGCACGGCGCGCCCCGGCCCGCGTTCCAGGTCGCGCCGTGCGGCGTGTCCTCGGGCTCGGCCGGGGCGCCCTGGGCGCCGGTCACCGGTTGCTGGTCGGTCATCACGGGTACCGTCTCGTTTCGGTGTACGGCCGCGGGTTCTGGCCGGTGCGCCCTTCGCGTGCCCGGGACACGTGCGGTCATGCACGCGGGGCGAAGTTGATCCGCGTACTCCGCTGTGTGCCAGCGGGCGTACGCACAACGTTACCGCGCGGTCCGCGGCGCCGGCCCGGTGGGGCCGGGGTCCGCCGGGGCTTGCGGGGGCTCAGGCGCGTCGGGGCGGGTGTCGGGGCGGCGGACGGTCAGGCCGGTGCACTGCCAGCTCAGCTCGTCCACGCCTCGCTCGGGCGGCAGGTGGCCGTAGGCGCCCGCCGAGACGCTGATGCCGACCACCAGCCAGGCGCGCCAGCGCGGGCCCACGCCCAGTCCGTCGGCGAAGACCCGGGTGCCGTCCACGGACCACTGCACGCTGTCCTGGCCGAGGACGACCCGCAGCAGGAAGGGCCGGCCGGGGGTGATCGCGTCCTGGGCGTAGTGGCCGGCGCCGCGGACGTGGTTGGTGA
Coding sequences within it:
- a CDS encoding VOC family protein gives rise to the protein MTDQQPVTGAQGAPAEPEDTPHGATWNAGRGAPCWVSLTARDLQAAEKFYGSVLGWEFRSTTLGDHFAVALSDGKPVAGIGAVAADMQIAVGWTPYFAVDQVDQAAGRIRERSATVALGPVAFASGRAAVAADRDNAVFGVWDGRLPNGWETWHDEGPVVLRLRTRDAFEAAIFYGGVLEWADGRPGGALVAYENDEVVVRSRGEIVARLSSGAVEAAPDPRIRPHWEVQFAVADVPSCVGAARALGGTLLDSGTTGAGEYAELRDPDGGRFTVVARVRPRD
- a CDS encoding EI24 domain-containing protein, with the protein product MRDVTRGLRLLFEGQRWAIRHGRDWRFGMIPALITFVGYAAALVALALWADDLADWATPFADHWGSPWAAVFRGLLTAVLFGGGLLLALVSFTAVTLLVGQPFYETVAERVDRAEGGAPQTPRRSLWRELWVSARDGLRVLVWVALFAVALFAAGFVPVAGQTVVPVIGFCVSAFFLTLELAGVAMQRREIPLRAQMRLLRGRLWLVLGFGVPLVLAFLVPLVAVPLMPGAVAGATLLARELAPTPVAERPAWSRKPEDPQSPQEARA
- a CDS encoding metallophosphoesterase family protein; this translates as MPDSSRDSAAGAGWRGTRPGAYRELMPTDVPRVSWLNPATLWKARNGTLASLFGDPTGTDRQRWVQARLDGGADPDLLIRRDDPDTYSFLLIADTGEGDDPQYAVVPGLLAVGADTRFAVLSSDVLYPVGSANEYGPKFYRPYRDYRAPIYAVPGNHDWYDGLTGFMRVFCRAPQLRASPRPAVFSRGWWRSLLWKSPDTPDDAALDRARLMRSAPAQAAEQPGPYWALDTGPLRIIGIDTGLLGDIDRQQGEWLRRVSRGPRPKILVTGSPIYVDGEHHPCAIEGGGTVDEVVRDPGNTFVAAIGGDIHNYQHYPVDVDDRRIEYVVSGGGGAFMHATHVIPRVAVGGVTEDEFRCYPMRGDSLAFYSRLYGRRLRMRRLFELTPEQAAAVIGDRLGITPVRHTDAPVTLRTRFVATALGVARRPHHRARLRLPVRKTYTKVLSPGSATFTPPFFKSFLRLDVSPGTVRIRAYAATGLREQEIDPPVEDDFTITLPPDAA